One Acidimicrobiia bacterium DNA window includes the following coding sequences:
- a CDS encoding winged helix-turn-helix transcriptional regulator: protein MPSTWSFLTNHARALLLIARDTDARLRDIASEMDVTERTAYAIVADLAKAGYVVKERDGRRNRYHIQEHLPLPANGGGEPTIGELLNLLSDAELGPSPSSQM from the coding sequence ATGCCGTCAACTTGGAGCTTTCTCACCAACCACGCTCGGGCGTTGCTGCTTATAGCGCGCGACACCGACGCGCGTCTTCGCGATATCGCCTCAGAAATGGACGTCACCGAGCGCACCGCCTACGCGATCGTGGCCGACCTAGCCAAGGCGGGCTACGTAGTCAAAGAACGAGACGGACGCCGCAACCGGTACCACATCCAGGAACATCTTCCATTGCCCGCCAATGGCGGCGGCGAACCGACCATCGGCGAACTGTTGAACCTTCTTAGCGACGCCGAACTCGGCCCTTCACCGTCCAGCCAGATGTGA
- a CDS encoding aldo/keto reductase has product MQGAEAPTISAHGAEMPVVGYGTMLYPEPERAVELIVHALQVGYRHIDTARKYGSEQWVGEAIRSSGVPRDELWVSTKVTEENAKADDFARSVDKSLKTLGLDYVDQLLIHWPQPAVPLEETLGALAKAKRDGLTRHVGVSNFTVALLDEAVAKCSEPIVTNQIEYHAYLRQDKVLAACARHGVIATCHVPLARGQLLDDPVISEIAAVHDKTAAQVALRFLVQQPQVAVVPRALEFSEIDEDIDLFDFELSAEEMSLIGALRDRNLRVVDPPTRRPVWDVG; this is encoded by the coding sequence ATGCAAGGAGCGGAAGCCCCCACTATTTCTGCCCATGGTGCTGAGATGCCCGTCGTCGGGTACGGGACGATGCTCTACCCCGAACCCGAGCGGGCAGTCGAGCTGATCGTCCATGCGCTTCAAGTCGGCTATCGCCACATCGACACCGCCCGCAAGTATGGCTCTGAGCAATGGGTGGGGGAGGCGATCCGCTCGTCGGGCGTGCCACGCGACGAACTGTGGGTCAGCACCAAGGTGACCGAGGAGAACGCCAAGGCCGACGACTTTGCTCGCTCGGTCGACAAGAGCCTGAAAACGCTCGGTCTCGATTACGTCGACCAGCTGCTCATTCACTGGCCCCAACCGGCCGTGCCACTTGAAGAGACGCTCGGGGCGCTCGCCAAAGCCAAGCGCGATGGCCTGACCCGACATGTCGGCGTGTCCAACTTTACGGTGGCGTTGCTCGACGAGGCGGTCGCCAAATGCTCCGAACCGATCGTGACCAACCAGATCGAGTACCACGCCTACCTCCGTCAGGACAAAGTACTCGCGGCTTGCGCCCGCCACGGCGTGATCGCCACCTGTCATGTCCCGCTGGCCAGAGGTCAATTGCTCGACGATCCGGTGATCAGCGAGATCGCCGCCGTGCACGATAAGACGGCTGCCCAGGTGGCGCTGCGGTTCCTCGTCCAGCAGCCCCAGGTGGCCGTGGTGCCACGGGCCCTCGAATTCAGTGAGATCGACGAGGACATCGACCTATTTGACTTCGAACTCAGCGCCGAAGAGATGTCGCTGATAGGGGCGTTACGTGACAGGAATCTTCGCGTTGTCGACCCCCCGACTCGTCGCCCGGTATGGGACGTCGGATAG
- a CDS encoding glucose 1-dehydrogenase: MERMQGRVALVTGAASGIGKAIAERLADEGAAVLVTDISDEAGQSTADSIVAAGGKAAFAHLDVVSPDEWSAAVAMAVEQFGGLNILVNNAGMGDLEAIEETTLDAWDLTIAIDQTGVFLGMKTAAAALKASANGSVINISSIFGASGGFGSSPAYHAAKGAVRTLTKNIALHWATEGVRVNSVHPGFIDTPLLEQAKGTPFEQAMIDLTPMGRLGLPDEIAAGVAYLASDDAAFVTGLELYIDGGYMAR; this comes from the coding sequence ATGGAACGCATGCAGGGACGAGTAGCGCTGGTGACTGGCGCAGCCAGCGGGATTGGCAAGGCCATAGCAGAGCGTCTTGCCGATGAAGGGGCTGCGGTGCTGGTCACGGACATCAGCGACGAGGCGGGACAGAGCACGGCCGATTCGATCGTGGCTGCGGGCGGCAAAGCCGCCTTCGCGCACCTCGACGTAGTGTCGCCTGATGAGTGGTCAGCTGCCGTTGCGATGGCGGTCGAACAGTTCGGAGGCCTCAATATCTTGGTGAACAACGCAGGAATGGGAGACCTGGAAGCAATCGAAGAGACCACCCTCGACGCTTGGGACCTCACCATCGCCATCGACCAGACCGGAGTATTCCTCGGCATGAAGACTGCCGCGGCCGCATTGAAGGCGTCAGCCAATGGCTCAGTCATTAACATCAGTTCGATCTTCGGCGCCAGCGGCGGCTTCGGCTCCTCACCTGCCTATCACGCCGCGAAAGGAGCAGTGCGCACGTTGACCAAGAACATCGCGCTGCACTGGGCAACCGAAGGAGTCCGCGTGAACTCAGTGCATCCGGGTTTCATTGACACCCCGCTTCTCGAACAAGCCAAAGGCACCCCCTTTGAGCAAGCAATGATCGATCTCACCCCGATGGGTCGCCTCGGTTTGCCGGACGAGATCGCGGCCGGTGTCGCATACCTCGCCAGCGACGACGCCGCCTTCGTGACCGGGTTGGAGCTCTACATCGATGGCGGTTACATGGCCCGCTGA